The following DNA comes from Glaciihabitans arcticus.
GTGGGCTCGTCGAGGATCAGCACGTTCGGCTCGCTGAGCAGGATGAGCAGCAGCTGCAGGCGGCGCTTCTGGCCACCCGAGAGGTCCTTGACCGGCGTGGAGAGCTGCGCGCTCTGGAAGCCGACCCGCTCGAGCATCTGTGTCGGGGTCATCTCCTTGCCACCGGCGACGTAGGTGCTCTTGTGGCGTCCGATGACCTCGCTCACGCGGTCGTTCCAGACGTCCTCGAGCTCGGCGAGCTGCTGGGTGAGGGTGGAGACCTTGATCGTCTTGCCGCGCTTCACCCGGCCCTCGGTCGGCAGCAGGCTTCCCGCGACCAGGCTGAGCAGCGTGCTCTTACCGGCGCCATTGACTCCGAGGATGCCCGTGCGCTCGCCCGGCGCAATACGCCAGGTCACGTCCTTGAGCACCGTCTTCGGCACGGCGCTCGTGCCGCTCGGCGGATAGGTGACGGTCACGTCTTCGAGATCGACAACGTCTTTGCCGAGTCTCTGCATGGCCATGCTCGCGAGGCTCACGGAGTCGCGCACCGGCGGCTCATTCGCGATGAGCTCGTTCGCCGCATCGATGCGGAACTTGGGCTTCGCGGTGCGGGCCGGAGCTCCGCGACGCAACCAGGCCAGCTCCTTCTTCATGAGGTTCTGGCGCTTCGACTCCATGGTCGCGGCCATCTGGTCGCGCTCGACGCGCTGCAGGATGTACGCCGCGTAGCCGCCCTCGAAGGGCTCGATGAGGCGGTCGTGCACCTCCCACGTGGCGGTGCAGATCTCGTCGAGGAACCACCGGTCGTGAGTGACGACCACGAGGGCGCCCGCGTTCGTCGACCAGCGGCGCTTGAGGTGACCCGCGAGCCAGGTGATGCCCTCGACGTCGAGGTGGTTGGTGGGCTCATCGAGGAAGATGATGTCGTGGTCGCCAATGAGCAGCGCGGCGAGCGCAACCCGGCGGCGCTGGCCACCGGAGAGGTCGCTGACCTTGGCCTCCCAAGGGATGTCGCTCGCGAGCCCGGCGATCACGTCGCGCACCTGGGGGTCGCCCGCCCAGACGTGCTCGTCGATGTCACCGATGATGGTCTGGTGCACGGTGCGGTCGTCGTCGAGGTTGTCGGCCTGGTCGAGCACGGCCATGGTGACGCCGTTGCGGCGCGTGACACGGCCGGAGTCGGGTTCGAGCAGACCGGAGAGCAGCTTGAGCAGCGTGGACTTGCCGTCGCCATTGCGGCCGACGATGCCGATGCGGTCGCCCTCGTCGAGGCCGATCGTGACCTTGTCGAAGATCACGCGGGTCGGGTATTCGAGGTGCAGCGCTTCAGCGCCAAGAAGGTGTGCCATAGAGGTTCGAGACTACCGTCTGGGGCTTACCGTTGAGTGCATGGGGCAGGCGAGCGAGGTGACGATCGAGCTGCTGCTCTCCTCCCCCACGCACCGCTACGAGGGACGCCCCGGAGACGGACCGCTGCCGGCCACTACGCGGGAGGTGTTCGAGAGCATCCAGTTGCGCGCCGGGCTCGGTGTGGTGGGCGACCGCTACTTCGGGCAGCGCGCGCACCGCCAGGCCTCGGTCACGATCATGGCCGCCGAATCGCTGGACTGGGTGCAGGACTCCCTGGGGCTGCTCGAACACCCACTCGCCGAGAACACGCGGCGCAACATCATCGTGCGCGGTATGCCGATCGACGAGATGGGCGGCAGCATCTTCACCCTCGACTCGGGATCCGGCCCCGTCTCCTTCGTGGCTAACCGCCCGGCGAATCCGTGCGCGTGGATGAACGT
Coding sequences within:
- a CDS encoding ABC-F family ATP-binding cassette domain-containing protein, which gives rise to MAHLLGAEALHLEYPTRVIFDKVTIGLDEGDRIGIVGRNGDGKSTLLKLLSGLLEPDSGRVTRRNGVTMAVLDQADNLDDDRTVHQTIIGDIDEHVWAGDPQVRDVIAGLASDIPWEAKVSDLSGGQRRRVALAALLIGDHDIIFLDEPTNHLDVEGITWLAGHLKRRWSTNAGALVVVTHDRWFLDEICTATWEVHDRLIEPFEGGYAAYILQRVERDQMAATMESKRQNLMKKELAWLRRGAPARTAKPKFRIDAANELIANEPPVRDSVSLASMAMQRLGKDVVDLEDVTVTYPPSGTSAVPKTVLKDVTWRIAPGERTGILGVNGAGKSTLLSLVAGSLLPTEGRVKRGKTIKVSTLTQQLAELEDVWNDRVSEVIGRHKSTYVAGGKEMTPTQMLERVGFQSAQLSTPVKDLSGGQKRRLQLLLILLSEPNVLILDEPTNDLDTDMLAAIEDLLDTYPGTLLVVSHDRYLLERVTDQQYAVMDGGFTHLPRGVDQYLELRAKQQAGQTTVAKTTGPGDAAAPVKKTPSLGGAELRNAQKEFAAAGRKLEKLAAEIAALHESLAVHDQSDYTGLGAITTQVSDRQAQIATLELRWLELDELLN
- a CDS encoding MOSC domain-containing protein, with product MGQASEVTIELLLSSPTHRYEGRPGDGPLPATTREVFESIQLRAGLGVVGDRYFGQRAHRQASVTIMAAESLDWVQDSLGLLEHPLAENTRRNIIVRGMPIDEMGGSIFTLDSGSGPVSFVANRPANPCAWMNVTLAPGAFQALRGRGGMRCEPLSDGTLSVGPAELRMRHA